Below is a genomic region from Etheostoma spectabile isolate EspeVRDwgs_2016 unplaced genomic scaffold, UIUC_Espe_1.0 scaffold00009424, whole genome shotgun sequence.
TTCCCTCTTCTTACCTCCGCTCCTTGTCTCCACTCCTTTGTTACCCTATCCTTGTCTCTTCTCCTTGTCACCTCTCCTTATCTCTTCTCCTTGTTCCCTCTTCTTGTCTCCTCTCCCTGTCTCCTCTCTTGCCTCTCTTTGTCTCCTCTGTTGTTCcctctccttgtctcctctcctttGTTACcctctccttgtctcctctccttgtcccctctccttgtctcctctTTTATCCCCTCTCTTGTCCTCTCTGTTGTTCCCTCTCTTGTCCTCTCCTTGTCCCCTCTCTTGTCCTCTCTTTGTCccctctctttgtctcctttGTTGTTCCCTCTCTTTGTCTTCTCTCCTCGTCCCCTATGATGTTCCCTCCCGgtctcttttccttttccccgctttttgtctcctctccttgtctcctctCATTGTTCCCTCTCCTTGTCTCTTCTCCTCGTCCCCTCTCATTGTTCCCTCTCCTTGTCCCTCTTTATCCCCTCTTGTCCTCTCTTGTCCCCTCTCCTTGTTGCCACTCCTTGTCCcctctccttgtctcctctTTTTATCCCCTCTATTGTTCCCTCTTCTTACCTACGCTCCTTGTCTCCACTCCTTTGTTACCCTATCCTTGTCTCTCTCCTTGTCCCTCTCCTTATCTCTCTCCTTGTTCCCTCTTCTTGTCTCCTCTCCCTgtctcctctctgcctctctttgtctcctctgtgtgttccctctcttgtctcctctcctttGTTACcctctccttgtctcctctccttgtcccctctccttgtctcctctTTTATCCCCTCTCTTGTCCTCCTGTTTTGTTCCCTCTCTTGTCCTCTCCTTGTCCCCCGTTCTTGTCCtctctttttcccctctctttgtctcctttgttgttcctctctttgtctcctcTCCTGTTCCCTATGATGTTCCCTCCCGTCTCTTTTCCTTTCCCCGCTTTTTGTCTcctctccttgtctcctctCATTGTTCCTCTCcttgtctctctcctcttctctcctgtgtCCCTCTTTGTTCCCCTCTCTTGTTCCCTTCATTCTTCCTCTCCTGTCCCGTCTTTTATCCCCTCTCTTGTCCTCTCTTGTCCCCTCTCCTTGTTGCCACTCCTTGTCCcctctccttgtctcctctTTTTATCCCCTCTATTGTTCCCTCTTCTTACCTCCGCTCCTTGTCTCCACTCCTTTGTTACCCTATCCTTGTCTCTTCTCCTTGTCACCTCTCCTTATCTCTTCTCCTTGTTCCCTCTTCTTGTCTCCTCTCCCTGTCTCCTCTCTTGCCTCTCTTTGTCTCCTCTGTTGTTCcctctccttgtctcctctcctttGTTACcctctccttgtctcctctccttgtcccctctccttgtctcctctTTTATCCCCTCTCTTGTCCTCTCTGTTGTTCCCTCTCTTGTCCTCTCCTTGTCCCCTCTCTTGTCCTCTCTTTGTCccctctctttgtctcctttgttgttccctctctttgtctcctctcctcGTCCCCTATGATGTTCCCTCCCGgtctcttttccttttccccgctttttgtctcctctccttgtctcctctCATTGTTCCCTCTCCttgtctcttctcctcttcccctCTCTTGTTCCCTCTCATTGTTCCCTCTCCTTGTCCCGTCTTTTATCCCCTCTCTTGTCCTCTCTTGTCCCCTCTCCTTGTTGCCACTCCTTGTCCcctctccttgtctcctctTTTTATCCCCTCTATTGTTCCCTCTTCTTACCTCCGCTCCTTGTCTCCACTCCGTTGTTACCCTATCCTGTCTCTTCTCCTTGTCACCTCTCCCTTATCTTCTCTCCTTGTTCCCTCTTCTTGTCTCCTCTCCCTgtctcctctctgcctctctttgtctctctctgttgttccctctccttgtctcctctcctttGTTACcctctccttgtctcctccTTGTCCCCtctccttgtcctcctctttTACCCCTCTCTTGTCCTCTCTGTATGTTCCCTCTCTTGTCCTCTCCTTGTCCCCTCTCTTGCCTCTCTTTGTCccctctctttgtctcctttgttgttccctctctttgtctcctctcctcGTCCCCTATGATGTTCCCTCCCGgtctcttttccttttccccgctttttgtctcctctccttgtctcctctCATTGTTCCCTCTCCttgtctcttctcctcttcccctCTCTTGTTCCCTCTCATTGTTCCCTCTCCTTGTCCCGTCTTTTATCCCCTCTCTTGTCCTCTCTTCTCCCCTCTCCTTGTTGCCGCTCCTTGTCCcctctccttgtctcctctccttgtctcctctccCCGTCCCCCCTGCCTCCCTCTAAATGTGACTCAGACTCTGTCCCGTGGTGTGcgaccccccgcccccccgccTCCTCCTTCGGTCTCTGCCCGACAGTTTCCTGAGCAGCGACTCCCTGAAGGTGCGGCACATCAGGAAGTAGATGACGGGGTCGAGACAGACGTTGAGCGCCGCCAGGAAGAGCGTCCCCTCCTTCAGCTGGAACAGCAGGAAGCGGGCGTCCCGGCCGAAGCCCGACGCCTGCATCTGGCTCAGCGTGTACGGCACGCGGCACACGTGGTACGGCACGAAGCAGACGAAGAACACCGCCAGGATGCTGAAGATGCTGCGGTTGGACCTGCGGCACGCGTCgccgccgccgctgctgctGTTGCCGCGGCGACGCACGCGGCGGTAGGACCGGTAGACGCGCCGGGCGATGGAGGCGTAGCAGTAGGCCAGGACCAGCAGGGTGACCCAGAACAGGCCCACGCTCAGGAAGGTGGACACGCGGTGCCACTGCACGCCCAGCGGCGTCTTCAGCTGCATGCAGTGCCGAGACGTCTCGGCGTCCGCCGGCCGGCTGGTCAGGACCACGTTGGGCAGGACGCAGAGGACCAGGAAGGTCCAGGTGAGGAACGCCAGCACCCGGGCGAAGACCACGCTCTGCAGGAGGTGCAGCAGGGATCCGCCGCCAAACCTGGAGAGGAACGGGACGAGAGACTTTAGAGCGTTGTGGACGCGAGGGTTAAAGAGAGATTCTTGGTGGAGGAAGTTggtttttacacatttaagaCTGAAGTATAACACGGTCTAAAGACAACCGTCTCGGGTCTAAAGACAACCGTCTCGGGTCTAAAGACAGCCGTCTCAGGTCTAAAGACAACTATCTGACATCTAAAGACGTTTAAAGACAACCGTCTCATTTCTGAAGACGTCTAAAGAAAACCGTCCAAAGACAACCATCTCACGTCTAAAGACAACCATCTCACGTCTAAAGACAACCGTCTCGGGTCTAAAGACAACCGTCTCAGGTCTAAAGACAACCGTCTCGGGTCTAAAGACAGCCGTCTAAGGTCTAAAGACAACTATCTTACATCTAAAGACGTTTAAAGACAACCGTCTCATTTCTGAAGACGTCTAAAGACAACCGTCTCATTTCTGAAGACGTCTAAAGAAAACCGTCCAAAGACAACCATCTCACGTCTAAAGACAACCATCTCACGTCTAAAGACAACCGTCTCAGGTCTAAAGACAACCGTCTCAGGTCTAAAGACAACCGTCTCTGGTCTAAAGACAACCGTCTCAGGTCTATAGACAACCGTCTCAGGTCTATAGACAACTATCTTACATCTAAAGACGTTTAAAGACAACCGTCTCATTTCTAAAGACGTCTAAAGAAAACCGTCCAAAGACAACCATCTCAGGTCTAAAGACAACCGtcaaatccatccatccatctatccatctatccatccatccatctatctatccatctttaCTGTAAAAACCATTCACAGTAACTTTCTACCAATCATTGAACCTTATAATAAAACGCTAGTAGCATATGAAGAGTCCTCAGACCTGGACCTGCAGGAGGACGCGACGATGCCGTGGGCGACGGTTGCCGTGTGTCTCCCGATCTTGGCGTAGCGGTCCAGGCTGATCAGCCCCATGAACACGATGCCCACGTACATGGAGGAGTAGAAGAGCACGGCGGTGTAGCGGCACGTGACCACGTGGAGGCGCCAGCCGCCCAGGCCCAGCTGCGCCGCCAGGCGGAACGGGAAGGTGGAGAGCATCAGCAGGTCGGCCACCATCATGTTCTTCAGGTAGACCACCAGGCCCGAGTCGCTGGGGACCCTGAAGAAGATCCAGACCGCCACGCCGTTTAGGGACGCGCCCACCACGCAGATCAGCAAGTAGAGCGGCGGCAGCACCTGCGCGTGAAGGTGCTGCTCagatctgattggttggtgGAGAGGAGGCGGGTGGAGTTAAGCTGATCCATctctggaaacacacacacacaccacacacaacacacgcacacacacacacacacacacaacacaccacacacacacaccacacacacaccacacacacacacacacacaccaacacaccacacacaaacacaccaccacacacacacacaatgagttTTCATTAGAAGTTAGAACTGGTAGTGTAGTGCAtgcagggctgtgtgtgtgcgtgtgtggtgtgtgtgtggtgtgtgtgtgtgcgtgtgtgtgtgtgtgtgtgtgtgttgtgtgtggtgtgtgtgtg
It encodes:
- the LOC116679119 gene encoding RNA-binding protein 25; this translates as MRGNKRGEEEKRQGEGTMRGDKERRQKRRQGEGTRSGNKERGQERTREGIKDGTRRGNNEREQERGRGEETRRGNNERRQGEETKRDKERGQREDKRGDKERTREGTTERTREGIKEETRRGDKERRQGEGNKGEETRRGNNRGDKERQERRQGEETRRGNKEKR
- the LOC116679120 gene encoding LOW QUALITY PROTEIN: P2Y purinoceptor 14-like (The sequence of the model RefSeq protein was modified relative to this genomic sequence to represent the inferred CDS: inserted 1 base in 1 codon); translated protein: MDQLNSTRLLSTNQSDLSSTFTRXVLPPLYLLICVVGASLNGVAVWIFFRVPSDSGLVVYLKNMMVADLLMLSTFPFRLAAQLGLGGWRLHVVTCRYTAVLFYSSMYVGIVFMGLISLDRYAKIGRHTATVAHGIVASSCRSRFGGGSLLHLLQSVVFARVLAFLTWTFLVLCVLPNVVLTSRPADAETSRHCMQLKTPLGVQWHRVSTFLSVGLFWVTLLVLAYCYASIARRVYRSYRRVRRRGNSSSGGGDACRRSNRSIFSILAVFFVCFVPYHVCRVPYTLSQMQASGFGRDARFLLFQLKEGTLFLAALNVCLDPVIYFLMCRTFRESLLRKLSGRDRRRRRGGGGSHTTGQSLSHI